From the Salvelinus alpinus chromosome 32, SLU_Salpinus.1, whole genome shotgun sequence genome, one window contains:
- the LOC139562369 gene encoding protein phosphatase 1 regulatory subunit 3C-B-like isoform X1 — protein MSATRVLHVLNSSAMPVPVMPVDIAMRMYITHSPPLRSFLSSHEDLRARNRVNHYKPLRPCISSQRPLEAPSLVWKSPKTTMKTSKGKKRVVFADSKGMSLTAIHVFSKFDEEPALSNFQFDLIDLENATMELKISTKRSLALDFPQPAADYLAFRNQLLKNSVCLENCTLQDKSLTGTVKVRNLGFEKSVHVRVTVDSWKTYTDIDCTFMNNVYSCQDTDTFAFVFKLPRYVPPYNRVEFCICFKSKDQVFWDNNDGKNYILKPIGWNGEDVKTLPNTPAERKKPEEHKNSSKLLEMGFDQFGSPRSSSGLFLGLQSWGRIENGANYW, from the exons ATGAGTGCCACGAG GGTCCTCCACGTATTAAATTCATCAGCAATGCCGGTTCCTGTTATGCCTGTAGACATCGCTATGCGGATGTACATCACACACTCGCCACCTCTCCGGAGCTTCCTCAGTTCCCATGAGGACTTGAGGGCCAGGAACCGGGTAAACCACTACaagcccctacggccctgcatCAGCTCCCAGAGGCCCCTGGAGGCCCCCAGTCTGGTCTGGAAGAGCCCCAAGACAACCATGAAGACCTCAAAGGGCAAGAAGAGAGTGGTCTTTGCCGACTCCAAAGGCATGTCCCTCACAGCCATCCACGTCTTTTCAAAGTTTGATGAGGAGCCCGCGCTGTCCAACTTTCAATTTGACCTCATAGACCTAGAGAATGCCACCATGGAGCTGAAGATCAGCACCAAGCGAAGCCTGGCGCTGGACTTTCCCCAACCCGCTGCAGACTATCTGGCCTTCCGGAACCAGCTGTTGAAGAACTCTGTGTGCCTGGAAAACTGCACACTGCAGGATAAGTCACTCACGGGCACCGTGAAAGTCCGAAACCTTGGCTTTGAGAAATCTGTCCATGTCCGGGTAACTGTTGACTCATGGAAAACCTACACAGACATTGACTGCACCTTTATGAACAACGTCTACAGTTGCCAGGACACAGACACATTCGCCTTTGTCTTCAAACTGCCCCGTTACGTACCTCCTTATAATAGAGTCGAATTCTGCATATGCTTCAAAAGCAAAGACCAGGTTTTCTGGGACAATAATGATGGGAAAAACTACATTCTCAAACCAATTGGGTGGAATGGAGAGGATGTGAAAACACTGCCCAATACCCCTGCTGAGCGTAAGAAACCAGAAGAGCACAAGAACTCCAGTAAACTACTGGAGATGGGGTTTGACCAGTTTGGAAGTCCCCGCTCATCAAGTGGACTCTTTCTTGGGTTGCAAAGCTGGGGCCGAATTGAGAATGGTGCCAACTACTGGTGA
- the LOC139562369 gene encoding protein phosphatase 1 regulatory subunit 3C-B-like isoform X2 — MPVPVMPVDIAMRMYITHSPPLRSFLSSHEDLRARNRVNHYKPLRPCISSQRPLEAPSLVWKSPKTTMKTSKGKKRVVFADSKGMSLTAIHVFSKFDEEPALSNFQFDLIDLENATMELKISTKRSLALDFPQPAADYLAFRNQLLKNSVCLENCTLQDKSLTGTVKVRNLGFEKSVHVRVTVDSWKTYTDIDCTFMNNVYSCQDTDTFAFVFKLPRYVPPYNRVEFCICFKSKDQVFWDNNDGKNYILKPIGWNGEDVKTLPNTPAERKKPEEHKNSSKLLEMGFDQFGSPRSSSGLFLGLQSWGRIENGANYW; from the coding sequence ATGCCGGTTCCTGTTATGCCTGTAGACATCGCTATGCGGATGTACATCACACACTCGCCACCTCTCCGGAGCTTCCTCAGTTCCCATGAGGACTTGAGGGCCAGGAACCGGGTAAACCACTACaagcccctacggccctgcatCAGCTCCCAGAGGCCCCTGGAGGCCCCCAGTCTGGTCTGGAAGAGCCCCAAGACAACCATGAAGACCTCAAAGGGCAAGAAGAGAGTGGTCTTTGCCGACTCCAAAGGCATGTCCCTCACAGCCATCCACGTCTTTTCAAAGTTTGATGAGGAGCCCGCGCTGTCCAACTTTCAATTTGACCTCATAGACCTAGAGAATGCCACCATGGAGCTGAAGATCAGCACCAAGCGAAGCCTGGCGCTGGACTTTCCCCAACCCGCTGCAGACTATCTGGCCTTCCGGAACCAGCTGTTGAAGAACTCTGTGTGCCTGGAAAACTGCACACTGCAGGATAAGTCACTCACGGGCACCGTGAAAGTCCGAAACCTTGGCTTTGAGAAATCTGTCCATGTCCGGGTAACTGTTGACTCATGGAAAACCTACACAGACATTGACTGCACCTTTATGAACAACGTCTACAGTTGCCAGGACACAGACACATTCGCCTTTGTCTTCAAACTGCCCCGTTACGTACCTCCTTATAATAGAGTCGAATTCTGCATATGCTTCAAAAGCAAAGACCAGGTTTTCTGGGACAATAATGATGGGAAAAACTACATTCTCAAACCAATTGGGTGGAATGGAGAGGATGTGAAAACACTGCCCAATACCCCTGCTGAGCGTAAGAAACCAGAAGAGCACAAGAACTCCAGTAAACTACTGGAGATGGGGTTTGACCAGTTTGGAAGTCCCCGCTCATCAAGTGGACTCTTTCTTGGGTTGCAAAGCTGGGGCCGAATTGAGAATGGTGCCAACTACTGGTGA